In Gemmatimonadota bacterium, the genomic stretch ACGTGGCGCTCGACCGGGCGCCGCACGTCGAAGCCTCCGCCGCGCTGCTGACGTGGTTGGAGACGCAGCCGCCGATGGCGTTCGTGGCCTGGCACACGCTCGCCAACGTCTCCTATCTGCTTCGCTCCCGAGCCGGCGGACGCGCGGTTCGCTCCTTCCTGAACGATCTGACGGCCTTCCTCACCGTGGCCCCCGCCCACACGGACGCCTTCCGCTACGCGGCCACGCTCGGCATGGCCGACTTCGAAGACGCCCTGCAGGTGGCCGCGGCCCAGGCCTGTGGCGCGCGCGTCATCGTCACGCGCAACCTGGCCGACTTCCGCGCCTCCCCGGTCCCTGCGCGAACACCCGCCGAGATGCTGGAGGAGCTGACGGGCTGACCCGCGCGGGGAGGCTCGTCCGCGACCCCATCCGCCCCCCTGGCGAATGCCCGTCCGTCCCCCCCACTCTGACCGCCTGCCCACACGACCGGGAGGCCGCCCATGCCCATGCCGCGCCGAGACTTCCTCCGCCACGCCGCCGCCGCCGGCGTCGCTCCCTCCCTGCTACACACGCTGGGGACGGAAGGCCGGGCGGAACGGACCCGCCCCGCCGCCTGGCCCGGCTACGCCGACGCGGTCGTGATCGACTTCCTGGGCAGCCCGGGCTACTTCAACTACCCGGAGAATCCGCCGCTCGACGAGATCATGGTGAACAACGCCCGCACATCGGGCATCACCGCCATGAACGTCACGGTGAGCTCGGGAGACACGGTGGGCACGCTCCGCCGCATGGCGCCCTGGTTCACCCATGTGGAGCGCTGGCCGGACGCGTTCCGCATGGTGCGCACGGTGGAGGAGCTGAAGGCCGCGAAGGCGGGCGGGCAGGTCGGGATCGTGCTGGGCTTCCAGGACACGACACCCTACGAAGGCGACCTCTCCCGCGTGGACGTCTTCCACGACATGGGCGTCCGGGTGGTCCAGCTCACCTACAATGTCCGCAACCTCGTCGGCGACGGCTGTCTCGAACCGGGGAACGCCGGGCTCAGCACGTTCGGGCGTGAAGTGGTGGCGCGTCTGAACGAGCTGGGCTCCATCGTCGACCTCTCCCACTGCGGCAAGCGCACCACCGCCGAGGGCATCGCGGCCTCCACGGCCCCGGTCGGCATCACCCACACCGGCTGCAACGCGGTCGCGCGGCACCCGCGCTCGAAGGACGACGAGGAGCTCCGGGCCGCCGCCGACAAGGGCGGCGTGGTAGGCATGTACCTCATGCCGTTCCTCTCGCCCGGCCGCGTGCCCACGGGCGATGACGTGATCGACCACATCGAGCACGCGCTGCAGGTCTGCGGCGAGGACCACGTGGG encodes the following:
- a CDS encoding membrane dipeptidase, which translates into the protein MPMPRRDFLRHAAAAGVAPSLLHTLGTEGRAERTRPAAWPGYADAVVIDFLGSPGYFNYPENPPLDEIMVNNARTSGITAMNVTVSSGDTVGTLRRMAPWFTHVERWPDAFRMVRTVEELKAAKAGGQVGIVLGFQDTTPYEGDLSRVDVFHDMGVRVVQLTYNVRNLVGDGCLEPGNAGLSTFGREVVARLNELGSIVDLSHCGKRTTAEGIAASTAPVGITHTGCNAVARHPRSKDDEELRAAADKGGVVGMYLMPFLSPGRVPTGDDVIDHIEHALQVCGEDHVGIGSDLSITPIDGSDEYWSKHREFVAGRIARGIAAPAEDPDVLFTVPDLNTNRRMERIADRMSSRGHPDRVIEKVIGANWLRLCGEVWKG
- a CDS encoding PIN domain-containing protein, with protein sequence MLLDTDVLLDVALDRAPHVEASAALLTWLETQPPMAFVAWHTLANVSYLLRSRAGGRAVRSFLNDLTAFLTVAPAHTDAFRYAATLGMADFEDALQVAAAQACGARVIVTRNLADFRASPVPARTPAEMLEELTG